The DNA region AGGTACAAGATGAATACATACTGGATATCTCTATCGTCATGGTCTATATATGTTAATACATCAAAAAGCTGAGCTGTTTGGATAACCAAGCCGGCATCTTTTTGTAAATATCTGGCAAGTGCATCTTCAGGTTGCTCGCCATAGTCTAAGCGCCCCCCCGGAAGCTCAAACTTACCTAAAATTGAGGGACGTCCCGTAGAACGTCGCAACAAAAGTGTCTTCTCATCTTTCCGGATAATAGCTCGGACAGCAATTCGTTGGTTCATGTTTATTTCCGCCTGACTTGAAAAATAATACTGATGGTCGGGATGACAAGACTTGAACTTGCGACCTCACGGCCCCCAGCCGTGCGCGCTACCAGGCTGCGCCACATCCCGTCATAAAATCCCAGAACACCACTGTTGGCGCTTGATATTCCTCGCGACATTGCAAGGTGGGTGCTCTCAACGTATTTCCACGGAAATACATCATATTAAGCTCCCTATCAATATGATATTCAGGAAAATCATATACGCCTAGGTATGTCCTGGGACTCTTTTATTATAGCACTTCTCTTCTTACGAAATGCTGAAGATATGACTAAATACTGTCACAAAAAAGTCTATAGCAGAGCTCATAAAGGCTCCTATTAGCGGGCTTAGGAGAAGAACGAGGAGAAAAACAAAGATAATCCCATATCGTTCAATCGCCTCCATTCCCCTTCGAACAAACTCGGGCGCAAGCGCATACAATACGCGTGAGCCATCCAGAGGCGGAATAGGAATAATGTTAAAAACGAAAAAGCCGAGGTTCACATATACAGCAGCATGGAGAATTAATGCGCCAACTCCATCTTGAGGTAGCCCACAGATAACAAAAATGCCGAACGAGATGAATGCAAGCAGAAGGTTGGTAAGAGGTCCCGCAATCGCAATAAGAGCAGCTCCCCATTCGTCATATCGTACCCGCGCAGGATTAAACGGAACCGGCTTGGCGCCACCAAAGATAGGGAGTCCCGCTATCGCAAGCGTCAGAGGAAGCACAAGGGTTAAGAAAGGATCTATGTGTTTTAAAGGGTTAAGAGTAAGACGTCCTTCCAGCTTAGCTGTGTCATCTCCGAGCCAATATCCCGTAAAGGCATGCATTGCCTCATGAAGCGTCATCGACACCAAAATAACTCCAAAAACGATGAGAATATGCACAAAATCCATGTATATCCATTATACAGGACTAATACTCAGATTCGTCGTAATAGAATTGTCTCTCTGCGTAATGAATGTCCCTTTGCATCAGATCAGTGAAATCATCCACACTGACGAACCTCTTAGGTTGCTGGTGAAATTCTTCTATCGTCATCCACTTATTAACTCCTCCCTCAAATTGCTCAATGAGGGCCCCGCTATATTCGGTCGCATAGACACACAGAAAGATCTTATCCTCAAGAAGCTTCCCTGTTTGCTTATTGAAATCTCGTTTATGGTAAAGTGTTTTATACTCAAACTTTGCAGTCAGCCCCGTTTCTTCTAGCAGCTCCCTATTTGCCGCCTCTATAATCGTCTCGCCCCAGCGCATTTTCCCGCCTATACGACCCCAAAAGTCGAAATATGGATTCTTTTTGCGCTGCTGAAAAAGAAATTCGGCCTCTCCCTTATTATTTTTACGTTCAATTGTAATGGCGATTGAGACCTTGGGCTGTTTTTCAATCTCTTTCTCGTCAGTATCCATACGATTAGCGTATTCTTTCCCTTTGTGCGTCAGACGATATATCTTATCTATTTTTTCGACATACCCCTCTTCGACGAGCTTTTTTACGTGGAAGTTAAAGTGATCACTCGTTAGCTTAGTGCCTTTTTGTAGTTCAGCAAAACCCGCATGAGGGGTAAATAACAGATGTCGCAATATAGCTACCTGTGCTTCGTGGGCTTGGGGTTCATAACTCATATGTCTCTCCTTCATATCTAGTTACCTCTAGAATATACCTCGACCTACTATTTTATCTAGTAAAGTCAGCTTCACCTTGACGAAAACCATCAAAAGAGGTAAACTGGTACAGATTGTAAAAATAAGTGGAAATTAATTATGGCATCTCGATGTGAACTTACAGGAAAAGGCGCTTTGACTGGCAACAACGTCAGTTTCTCTTTGCGACGCACAAAACGCCGCTTTAAGCCAAATCTACAAAAGAAAACCTTCGAAGTCGATGGCCAAAAAGTAACTATGATCCTTAGTACTCAGGCTATTCGCACTCTTAAGAAAAAAGGCATTTTAGCAAAAGCCGCTTAGGTTATATCTACAAAAAATTAGCCTCTTTCGAGGCTAATTTTTGTTATGGTAGCAACTTCTACGAAATGCTTAGCGCAAGCGTCGTAAGTGTAGCCGGAAGCGAAGCGACGCCCTTTACCTTGAATTTACCTTCGATCTTTTCCACGGGAGCAGCCAATTCTTTTGTAAACACCTCGAGACTCTCCTGAGGCACCTCGTAAGTAAGCGTACTATCCGCATAATGTACAGGAATAACTACCTTGGGATCCACACTACGGACGATAGCAGCGGCGCTCGTGGCATCAAGGGTAAGTCCGCCACCACCTACAGGAAGGATCAACACATCTACGACACCTATCTCTTCCAATTGATCTTCACTCAACTTAGGGGCAACATTACCTAAAAGTGCAATTCTTACATCACCTACTTCTATTCGATAAATTGTAGACTTCTTCTCATCAGTTTCGTTATCGATATGGCGATGAGCACTTATCCCCTGAATAGAAAAGTCCCCTACCTCATATTCGCCCGGACCCTCCGCATTCAAAATAGCCTCGGGATCATTAATAGCAAACCGCTCCTCTGTAGCAAGCTCTATTTTCCCTTTTGTAACAAGCGGCTTAAGGCCAACGACGGTCAGATTCGGGTCAATTACCAATTCGCTTTTTTTAGTGGCGATAACCACGCCGTTTCCACCTTTATACTCGATATCAAACATATAGCTCCTCTCTTACGGTTTCAGCACTTTATCGGTATCTAGCAATACAGCATGCTTACCATTCAATATCTCTGTAATAAACTTATCACGAACGCTAAGCCTATAATAGAACTCATCGTAGCTTATCACGCTGTAATTTATTTCCCTACCCTCGATTTTCTCTATTTGCTTAACCACATTCTTTACTTTCACAGCCGAAACGTTTCCTACGACCAGGAGATCAATACCAACTCCTGAGCCCCTAACTAACACGCCTGCAAGAAGAACGATACGAACACCACTGAGCCCCTCAAGAAGATTGTGCCAACTATCCTGACGGTTAGTCGGACTCACCTCACTTATTTTTTCGTCTGCAAAAATGGCCCGAAACGGCACATAGTATTCATACCTCTGATTCACCTCATAGTACAATTTATTGTCCGCCGTATCACTCGTAATAATCCCTACATTAAGCATATTTGCCAATTCTCTACGAACCGAATTTATTTGTTCATCGATAAGTCGGGTAATCTCACGAACGTAAAAAGACTTGCCTGGGTTATTCAGGAAAAGGTGGAGTAGCTTTACTCTCGTTTTTGAACCAAATAGTGCATCAATCATCTCTCTACCTCGAGTAACTTTCGTGTTCTATAATAGCATGCTTCGTACTACTTGGCGAGTAGACCAGAAATATAGTGCTCGGCATCTCCTAAGTTAGCCCAATAGATGGATCGGTTTCGCCGCAGCCATGTCATTTGGCGCTTAGCAAGTTGACGATCCAATGTTGTAAATTTATCTTTCATTTCTTCTTCCTTCAGTTCTCCCGATAGATAAAGTCGAACGATTTTGTAGATATTTCCCGTAAAAGCTTCGCTCTCCCAGCCATACTTTTTGCCTAACTTTATTGCTTCTTCCACAACACCGTTTTGAAATAATTGTTCAGTTCGCAGTGCAATCCTTTTATCAAGAATGGGCTTTCCCGTAGAAATTCCTACAATAATACTATTGCTTATTGGTTCACTTTTTCTCCTTAAATTGACACCTTTCTGCTCAATAGCACGAATAAGATACCGTTTGTTTTGAACATTTTGCGGCAACACTATGCTGTTTTTGCGACAATATTCTTGTAATTCCAGAAGAGACAGTCCTTCAAGCATTTGGCGCTGGCTTGGGTCAGTATTGGGACCAAACTGATAATCAAAAAGAATCGCATCAATATAAAGCCCTGTTCCGCCTACAAGAAACGGTATACGTCCCCGTGCCCGTATCTCCCCTATCTTTGCCTCGGCATAGCTCTTAAAGTCTGCCGCCGTAAAGCGTTCACCTGGCTCTACTAAATCAATACCCCAGTGAGGCACTTCCGCCTGTTCCTCTGCCGTCGGCTTAGCCGTTCCAATGTCCATTCCACGGTAGATCGTTCTTGAGTCGGCACAAATAATCTCACCGTTGTACTTTTTAGCAAGTTTTATCGCGAGCGCAGTCTTGCCGCTCGCTGTCGGCCCGGCTATTACAACCAAGGGAAGCTGGTCTGGGGATCGAGATTCCATCGTACATCCTTAAAGTTATCAATGATAAAATCCGTACACATAACACCCTCTTGGGCCAAGAGCTGTTCCTGCGCTTCTCGACCACCGTGAAAACCTGACGCCAGTCCACCAAACCGATTCACTAATCTATGCCACGGCAACTCTATAGGGCCATGATGAGCAACGCCACCTACAATTCGGGCTGCATTCGCCCTACCCGCAAGACCAGCAACATCTCCATAAGTTATAACGCGTCCATAGGGCACCTGCGCCATAATTTCGTACACTTTTTCGCGAAAGCCAACAGGAACTTCCTCTTTCACTTTAAAGCCCTTTCAAGTAGTCCTGAAGCCTATCGAGAGAAACTTTCTCTTCACTGTCACGAGTACGCACACTTACCTCTCGCGCCTCTTTGTCCTTAGGCCCGATGATTAGCTGAACAGGAATTTTCCAAGAGGTCGCCTCGCGAATCTTCTTGCCAAGGCTTTCATTGCGATCATCGCGTGTAAATCGAATTTCATTGTACTTAACAGGCTGCATCAACACGGTATTCTGAAGAACCTTTTCAATTTCATCGACATAATCCAGCACCGTATCATTAATAGTAAGGATACGAACCTGCTCCGGTGCTACCCATAACGGGAACCAGCCTCCAGTGTGTTCGATATAGATACTAAGGAAGCGCTCGATAGATCCCAGCAAAGCGCAGTGCACCATAACAGGTCGGCGTTTTTCACCAGCTTCATCTGTATATTCAAGACCGAACCGTTCAGGCATAGCATAGTCAAGTTGGACGGTAGCAAGCTGGAATTTGCGCCCAAGAGCATCGGTTGCCATAAAGTCCATCTTCGGACCATAAATCGCAGCCTCACCAATTCCAACTTCGTACTCAAGCTCAAACTTTTCTGCCAAGTGCTTAATCGATCCTTGTGCCCGTTCCCACACCTCAGGATCGCCAAGATAGTTGTCGGCGTCATCCCGAAATGAAAGACGAAGAGAAAGTTTCAATCCAAGTAATTCATACATCTCTTGGGCGCTGGCTATCAGCTCAGAAAATACACTTTCTACCTGTTCTTCCGCACAGAAAACATGCGAATCATCTTGAGTGATTGCGCGGACACGGTTCAAGCCTCCGAGCTCACCGCTTTTCTCGTCGCGAAACACAGTTGTTGTTTCCAGGTACTTGATAGGAAGTTCACGATAACTTCGTGGCCGGCCTGCAAATATCTGAGTATGATGCGGACAGTTTACAGGCTTAAGGGCAAGCTCGTCACCTGATTCCATTGAGGTGAATCTCAGTAATTCTGGAAACTTTTCAAAATGGCCGGAGGTCTTATATGTGTCTAACTTTGCGATATGGGGGATCCAGACTTTCTCATAGCCATTTTTACTACGATATGACTGTGCAAGTTCATTAATTTTATCCCGAAGAATAGTCCCTCTTGGGGTAAACAGGGGGAGGCCAGCACCTATGAGTGTTGAACTTGTATAGATATCCAGGTCTTTCCCTAGCTTACGGTGATCACGTTGCTTAGCCTGCTCAAGGCGCTCCAAATAGTCGTCCAATTCTACTTTTGTTGTAAAAGCAACACCATATAACCGCTGCATTTGGGGGTTGTTTTCTTTACCACGCCAGTATGCGCCGGCTACTCGCATCAGTTTAAAGGCCCCTACTTCTTTCGTATTTGCCACATGAGGGCCCCTACAAAGATCGGTGAAGTCTCCGTTTTTAAAGAAGGATACTTCATCCAGAGCCGCATCGCCCTCAGCGATTGTGCCCATAGCTTCACTATCGATATCTTTTGCGACTGTTGTTCCCGCGCGCTTCAAATCATTAAGAAGCTCTTCTTTATAAGGCTGGTTATTTTCTTTAGCCCAGGCGATTGCCTCGTCAATCGGCATCGTAAACCGCTCAAAGGGCTGTCCTTCATTAATGATCTGCCGCATCACTTTCTCAATTTTAGCGAAGTCAGCCTCGGAGACCTTCTGCGCCCCCAGATCAATGTCATAGTAAAAGCCATTTTCAACAACAGGTCCCACGCCAAACTTCGCCTCTGGCCAAAGTTTTTTGACCGCAGAAGCGGTAATATGCGCCAAACTGTGCCGCATTGCATGTAATTGTTCGTTACTCATAATGCCTCCTCTTTTAGTTTAAATAATAAAAACATGCGATAACTGGTTTTAATAGCGTTAAATCCATATATCGCATGTCTCGGACCCTTTTATGGGCGGTTCCACCGGACTTCCTGAAAAACTCAGGCACTTATGAAGCAACGTTTACGTACGTCACTCCTCCCACGGAGTTCAGCGGATGGTTGGGCCGCGTCGTCACTCTATCACATAATAATCACTTACCCTTGTTATTGCAAGTCCCTCCTCTGTTTGCTATGCTATTTAAGGCTGAACGGGCGATTAGCTCAGCTGGCTAGAGCGCCACATTGACGTTGTGGAGGTCAGAGGTTCGACTCCTCTATCGCCCACCAAAAAGATTAGAGGTCCTTCTCCCAGGAGGGCTTTTATTATCTTATGCTATAGTTTGGTATATGATTCGCGGATTTCTTTTTGACTATGATGGTGTTATGACTCGAAGCAACGATGCCAAATACACCCCTCCTGAAAAACTTGCAACTACGCTCAATATGCCTAAGGATAAAGTAAATGATATTTTTATGTCAGTCTGGCCCGACTATCTACGAGGCCGCATCACCGATGAGACTCTCTGGAAAACTATTGAGAGACGAACGGGCCAAGTTATCCCATCGGGCTTCTTACGAATGTTACGCCTACGACTGAACGTGAGGTACGGGAAGGTGGTGGCTACGAAAGCTTTGATTTCACTATAAAATCGTGCGAGGTAGGCTACGCTAAACCAGATGGTGAAATATACACCATAGCGCTCGAACACTTTGCGGATCTCTCACCGGAAGAGATAGTCTATATTGATGATCGCGAACGGTTTTTGGTCCCCGCTCGAGCTCTAGGAATGACAGCAATTCTCTCCACGAATAGTCAGCAGGTTATCTCTGATATCCACCAGCTTCTTGGTAAATAATCACGGGAAAAGTGCTAAAATCTCAGGCATCACCTGAATGTACTTCTCTGGATTATGGCGGAGCTCTTCTAATAGTTGACTCCGAGGTATCCAAGCAATTTGTTCCACTTCTTCTCGTTGAATTGTAAATGCTTCGATTGGCAGATCTACCGTAGCACTATACCACTGAACAAAGTAATCACAAGGAGAAGTGATAAATTGCTTAGGACCTTCTTTAACAATAACACCAGAAAGACCCAGTTCTTCTTCGGCTTCGCGAAGAACCGTATCTACATACGAGTCTTCGCCCTCAACAGTCCCACCAACTGCTTCCGCCCATTTTCCTGGATCTACTTTCTTATCAAACTTGCGCTGAGCTAGAAGGATATCGCCCCTATTGTTGGTAATCCATAAGGAAGCTGTTCGAAAGATATCCGAACTATAATCAACTTCTTCGCGCTCTTTATAGACAATGATATGGTCGTCCTTATCGACGATAGGAATTTTCATGATGAGCTTAAGTATAACAAAGGAGACTTTTTTCTCACAAGTTTTCCACGAAAAAAATAGCTTTTATATCTCTGTTTTCATTTCATATATGATATATTTTCTCCATCCTGCATGATTGACATTTTTATATGCTTATGCTAATATTAAAGTATGGCTAAAGATACCATACGGCACAAACCATCTGCGCTAGAAAAAGTCCCTATCTCATTTGAATATGATATGACTTGGCGTGATGCAAAAAAAGCTATTCGCGTTCGTACCCATAAGCAATAGTTTACAGTTAAGTAAATACCGGAGACACTCCTTACCTGGGAGTGTCTCTTTTCATCCACATTCTTTTTTATGGTTTTCCACTAGCTTTTTATATAGCTGTATGTCAATATATAGACATGTTTTGCATAAATTGTTTTCACCCAAAGACGCAGGTCGTTAACTCTCGGCCCAAGAAAAAACAGCCACTCATATGGCGCCGACGTTTTTGTTCTAACTGTAAGGTTGTCTTTACAACCCATGAATCACCTTCTTTGGCTGAG from Candidatus Saccharimonadales bacterium includes:
- a CDS encoding MGMT family protein, with product MKEEVPVGFREKVYEIMAQVPYGRVITYGDVAGLAGRANAARIVGGVAHHGPIELPWHRLVNRFGGLASGFHGGREAQEQLLAQEGVMCTDFIIDNFKDVRWNLDPQTSFPWL
- a CDS encoding NUDIX domain-containing protein, yielding MSYEPQAHEAQVAILRHLLFTPHAGFAELQKGTKLTSDHFNFHVKKLVEEGYVEKIDKIYRLTHKGKEYANRMDTDEKEIEKQPKVSIAITIERKNNKGEAEFLFQQRKKNPYFDFWGRIGGKMRWGETIIEAANRELLEETGLTAKFEYKTLYHKRDFNKQTGKLLEDKIFLCVYATEYSGALIEQFEGGVNKWMTIEEFHQQPKRFVSVDDFTDLMQRDIHYAERQFYYDESEY
- a CDS encoding MBL fold metallo-hydrolase, producing the protein MFDIEYKGGNGVVIATKKSELVIDPNLTVVGLKPLVTKGKIELATEERFAINDPEAILNAEGPGEYEVGDFSIQGISAHRHIDNETDEKKSTIYRIEVGDVRIALLGNVAPKLSEDQLEEIGVVDVLILPVGGGGLTLDATSAAAIVRSVDPKVVIPVHYADSTLTYEVPQESLEVFTKELAAPVEKIEGKFKVKGVASLPATLTTLALSIS
- a CDS encoding tRNA (adenosine(37)-N6)-dimethylallyltransferase MiaA — protein: MESRSPDQLPLVVIAGPTASGKTALAIKLAKKYNGEIICADSRTIYRGMDIGTAKPTAEEQAEVPHWGIDLVEPGERFTAADFKSYAEAKIGEIRARGRIPFLVGGTGLYIDAILFDYQFGPNTDPSQRQMLEGLSLLELQEYCRKNSIVLPQNVQNKRYLIRAIEQKGVNLRRKSEPISNSIIVGISTGKPILDKRIALRTEQLFQNGVVEEAIKLGKKYGWESEAFTGNIYKIVRLYLSGELKEEEMKDKFTTLDRQLAKRQMTWLRRNRSIYWANLGDAEHYISGLLAK
- a CDS encoding NUDIX domain-containing protein, whose product is MNQRIAVRAIIRKDEKTLLLRRSTGRPSILGKFELPGGRLDYGEQPEDALARYLQKDAGLVIQTAQLFDVLTYIDHDDRDIQYVFILYL
- a CDS encoding NUDIX domain-containing protein, with protein sequence MKIPIVDKDDHIIVYKEREEVDYSSDIFRTASLWITNNRGDILLAQRKFDKKVDPGKWAEAVGGTVEGEDSYVDTVLREAEEELGLSGVIVKEGPKQFITSPCDYFVQWYSATVDLPIEAFTIQREEVEQIAWIPRSQLLEELRHNPEKYIQVMPEILALFP
- the rpmB gene encoding 50S ribosomal protein L28, coding for MASRCELTGKGALTGNNVSFSLRRTKRRFKPNLQKKTFEVDGQKVTMILSTQAIRTLKKKGILAKAA
- the thrS gene encoding threonine--tRNA ligase; translation: MSNEQLHAMRHSLAHITASAVKKLWPEAKFGVGPVVENGFYYDIDLGAQKVSEADFAKIEKVMRQIINEGQPFERFTMPIDEAIAWAKENNQPYKEELLNDLKRAGTTVAKDIDSEAMGTIAEGDAALDEVSFFKNGDFTDLCRGPHVANTKEVGAFKLMRVAGAYWRGKENNPQMQRLYGVAFTTKVELDDYLERLEQAKQRDHRKLGKDLDIYTSSTLIGAGLPLFTPRGTILRDKINELAQSYRSKNGYEKVWIPHIAKLDTYKTSGHFEKFPELLRFTSMESGDELALKPVNCPHHTQIFAGRPRSYRELPIKYLETTTVFRDEKSGELGGLNRVRAITQDDSHVFCAEEQVESVFSELIASAQEMYELLGLKLSLRLSFRDDADNYLGDPEVWERAQGSIKHLAEKFELEYEVGIGEAAIYGPKMDFMATDALGRKFQLATVQLDYAMPERFGLEYTDEAGEKRRPVMVHCALLGSIERFLSIYIEHTGGWFPLWVAPEQVRILTINDTVLDYVDEIEKVLQNTVLMQPVKYNEIRFTRDDRNESLGKKIREATSWKIPVQLIIGPKDKEAREVSVRTRDSEEKVSLDRLQDYLKGL
- a CDS encoding site-2 protease family protein produces the protein MDFVHILIVFGVILVSMTLHEAMHAFTGYWLGDDTAKLEGRLTLNPLKHIDPFLTLVLPLTLAIAGLPIFGGAKPVPFNPARVRYDEWGAALIAIAGPLTNLLLAFISFGIFVICGLPQDGVGALILHAAVYVNLGFFVFNIIPIPPLDGSRVLYALAPEFVRRGMEAIERYGIIFVFLLVLLLSPLIGAFMSSAIDFFVTVFSHIFSIS
- a CDS encoding transcriptional regulator — encoded protein: MIDALFGSKTRVKLLHLFLNNPGKSFYVREITRLIDEQINSVRRELANMLNVGIITSDTADNKLYYEVNQRYEYYVPFRAIFADEKISEVSPTNRQDSWHNLLEGLSGVRIVLLAGVLVRGSGVGIDLLVVGNVSAVKVKNVVKQIEKIEGREINYSVISYDEFYYRLSVRDKFITEILNGKHAVLLDTDKVLKP